A part of Aegilops tauschii subsp. strangulata cultivar AL8/78 chromosome 2, Aet v6.0, whole genome shotgun sequence genomic DNA contains:
- the LOC109770047 gene encoding uncharacterized protein, whose translation MAAARQLHGLLRLPPPRPLRPVFVPPPPCRARPPPASLRIPHPPSPLPTKRLSSAPEAKSETAAPLLEEGENGATEDEARGAQEGAEGYVESVGAGDPAGPPAHHLAVRAGLGDPVFFLLTFVAVTTSVAFISMVAVAIPTMLAMRRAANSFALLADAALDELPSTMTAVRLSGMEISDFTLELSDLSQVIADGVNKSTNIVQAVEDGIGQMRNIARQKTK comes from the exons ATGGCGGCAGCGCGCCAGCTCCAcggcctcctccgcctgccgcctccccgccccctccgccccgtcttCGTGCCACCGCCTCCCTGCCGCGCGCGCCCTCCCCCCGCCTCCCTGCGTATTCCACACCCACCATCTcctctccccacgaaacgcctctcCAGCGCTCCCGAAGCCAaaagcgagacggcggcgccgctATTGGAGGAGGGGGAGAATGGAGCGACGGAGGATGAGGCGCGGGGGGCGCAAGAAGGGGCGGAGGGATACGTGGAGAGCGTTGGCGCCGGGGACCCCGCGGGCCCTCCGGCCCATCACCTCGCGGTCCGCGCTGGTCTTGGGGACCCGGTGTTCTTCCTCCTGACTTTCGTCGCCGTCACG ACATCCGTTGCCTTCATCAGCATGGTAGCGGTGGCGATTCCTACGATGCTC GCTATGAGGAGAGCTGCAAATTCATTTGCTCTGCTGGCTGATGCAGCTCTGGATGAGTTACCGAGTACGATGACAGCTGTAAGGCTCTCTGGCATGGAAATCAGTGATTTCACCCTTGAACTTAGTGACTTGAG CCAAGTGATAGCAGATGGCGTGAACAAGTCAACCAATATTGTTCAAGCAGTAGAAGATGGAATAGGACAAATGAGGAATATAGCTCGGCAGAAGACTAAAT AG